The proteins below come from a single Balaenoptera musculus isolate JJ_BM4_2016_0621 chromosome 1, mBalMus1.pri.v3, whole genome shotgun sequence genomic window:
- the LOC118880379 gene encoding small nuclear ribonucleoprotein G-like, which translates to MSQAHPPYLKKFIEKKLSLKLNCGRHVRGILWRSDPFMSPVVDECVEMVTSGQQKDTRMVVIRIVSSC; encoded by the exons ATGAGCCAAGCTCACCCTccctattt aaaaaaatttatagaaaagaagtTGTCATTGAAATTAAACTGTGGCAGACATGTCCGAGGAATACTGTGGAGATCTGATCCCTTTATGAGTCCTGTGGTAGATGAATGTGTGGAGATGGTAACTAGCGGGCAACAGAAAGATACCAGAATGGTGGTAATACGAATAGTATCATCATGTTAG